In a genomic window of Nesterenkonia halotolerans:
- the galT gene encoding galactose-1-phosphate uridylyltransferase, whose product MTTAHEAPETQHRRAHKSRAQLADGREIIFFDDAPRTRTVQDRREITRPEGGNEMRYDPLLREWVAIAAARQHRTHLPSSDQCPLCPTTEDRASEVPQAEYDVVVFENRFPSFRGDVPVPGDFLSTTTAAAESAGIRQHGSGRCEVVCFTDDHTSQLAQVSAERMRTVVDAWADRSEAMLAEPGVEQVYCFENRGEEIGVTLHHPHGQIYGYPFITPRTRTLLESAADYRERRGADLFADILAAEVSDGRRIVARTEHWTAFIPAWARWPVELHIYPHRAVERLPELTGAERDDFAALYLDLLQRGDQLFDGPLPYISGWQQAPASAEPGLMRLHLQLFSIRRAENKLKFLAGSESGMGVFINDIAPEDMARRLVDLGAGSADADAAGADSAEPSTDAEPPIDAEPPTDAEPHTEETR is encoded by the coding sequence ATGACCACCGCCCACGAGGCCCCCGAAACCCAGCACCGGCGGGCGCACAAGTCCCGTGCGCAGCTCGCCGATGGCCGCGAGATCATCTTCTTCGACGATGCGCCGCGCACCCGGACCGTCCAGGATCGCCGGGAGATCACCCGGCCCGAGGGTGGCAATGAGATGCGCTATGACCCGCTGCTGCGCGAATGGGTGGCCATCGCCGCGGCCCGCCAGCACCGCACCCACCTGCCCTCTTCCGATCAATGTCCGCTCTGCCCCACCACCGAAGACCGCGCCAGCGAGGTCCCACAGGCCGAGTACGACGTCGTCGTCTTCGAGAACCGCTTCCCCTCCTTCCGGGGAGACGTCCCGGTCCCCGGTGACTTCCTGAGCACGACGACGGCGGCCGCCGAGTCCGCAGGAATCCGCCAGCACGGCTCGGGCCGGTGTGAGGTGGTGTGCTTCACCGATGACCACACCTCGCAGCTGGCCCAGGTCAGCGCCGAGCGGATGCGCACCGTGGTGGACGCCTGGGCAGACCGCTCGGAAGCGATGCTCGCCGAACCTGGAGTCGAGCAGGTCTACTGCTTCGAGAATCGCGGCGAAGAGATCGGCGTGACCCTGCATCATCCGCATGGGCAGATCTATGGCTACCCGTTCATCACCCCGCGCACCCGGACCCTGCTGGAATCCGCCGCGGACTATCGCGAGCGCCGGGGTGCAGATCTCTTCGCCGACATCCTGGCCGCGGAGGTCTCGGACGGCCGGCGGATCGTGGCGCGCACCGAGCATTGGACCGCGTTCATCCCCGCGTGGGCGCGCTGGCCGGTGGAGCTGCACATCTACCCGCACCGCGCCGTGGAGCGGCTCCCGGAGCTCACCGGCGCCGAGCGGGATGACTTCGCCGCGCTCTACCTGGACTTGCTCCAGCGCGGCGACCAGCTCTTCGACGGCCCGCTGCCGTATATCTCCGGCTGGCAGCAGGCCCCGGCCTCCGCGGAACCCGGACTGATGCGGCTGCACCTGCAGCTGTTCTCCATCCGGCGTGCGGAGAATAAGCTGAAGTTCCTGGCCGGCTCCGAATCCGGCATGGGGGTCTTCATCAATGACATCGCACCCGAGGACATGGCCCGCCGGCTGGTGGACCTGGGCGCGGGGTCTGCCGACGCTGACGCCGCCGGCGCGGATTCTGCTGAACCATCGACAGACGCTGAACCACCGATAGACGCTGAACCACCGACAGATGCTGAACCACATACAGAGGAGACACGATGA
- a CDS encoding DeoR/GlpR family DNA-binding transcription regulator encodes MLAAQRRAGIVALLESAGGVSVSELAARFEVSDMTIRRDLENLAEAGLIAKVHGGAVAPAADAAAVARRTEEPGFEAKSAQMLPEKQAIAAAAAELLAPGMSVGLSAGTTTWALAHHLLTVPELTVVTNSPRIAAIFHRAADAHTDAHTAGQTRDAADPRVILTGGVRTPSDALVGPIANQALRSLHLDLVFLGTHGFSSAAGFTTPNLEEAETNRTLLQSGARAVVLADHTKWGATALGTFARIAQIDTLISDTGLPDPAAAELREQLMLTLAETTETRRS; translated from the coding sequence ATGCTTGCAGCTCAGCGCCGCGCTGGGATCGTCGCTCTGCTGGAATCGGCCGGTGGGGTCAGCGTCTCGGAGCTGGCCGCGCGCTTCGAGGTCTCCGATATGACCATCCGCCGCGATCTCGAGAACCTCGCCGAGGCGGGGCTCATCGCGAAAGTCCACGGGGGTGCGGTGGCTCCCGCAGCAGACGCCGCTGCGGTGGCTCGTCGCACGGAGGAGCCCGGCTTCGAGGCCAAATCCGCCCAGATGCTCCCGGAGAAGCAGGCCATCGCGGCCGCCGCGGCAGAGCTCCTCGCCCCGGGAATGTCCGTCGGGCTCTCGGCCGGTACCACCACCTGGGCCCTGGCCCATCACCTGCTCACCGTCCCTGAGCTCACCGTGGTCACCAACTCACCACGGATCGCCGCGATCTTCCACCGCGCCGCCGACGCTCACACTGACGCCCATACCGCTGGGCAGACACGGGACGCGGCAGACCCGAGGGTGATCCTCACCGGCGGGGTGCGCACTCCTTCCGACGCGCTCGTCGGCCCGATCGCGAATCAGGCGCTGCGCTCCCTGCACCTGGACCTGGTCTTCCTCGGCACCCACGGCTTCTCCTCCGCCGCAGGGTTCACCACGCCGAACCTCGAGGAGGCCGAGACCAATCGCACCCTGCTGCAGTCCGGGGCGCGCGCCGTCGTGCTGGCCGATCACACCAAATGGGGCGCCACGGCCCTGGGCACCTTCGCCCGGATCGCGCAGATCGACACGCTGATCAGCGACACCGGGCTCCCGGACCCGGCCGCCGCAGAGCTGCGCGAACAGCTGATGCTGACCCTCGCCGAGACCACCGAGACCAGGAGATCCTGA
- the galE gene encoding UDP-glucose 4-epimerase GalE: protein MKLLVTGGAGYIGSVVVQQLLAEGHTVEVLDNLSTGHADSILGGAIWHEADLLQVGRILDSSFDGVVHLAARSLVGESVSHPERYWHGNIVATLALLDAMREAGVPRLVFSSTAAVYGEPAGASIAETDQTMPTNPYGASKLAIDHMLTAEAHAHGLAAISLRYFNVAGASGELRERHDPETHLIPNLLKVAAGEKESASIFGTDYPTEDGTAVRDYIHVRDLAEAHLRALKAAVPGTHEIYNLGTGTGTSVRQVIDAVREVTGREVPAVEEPRRAGDPAVLVASGQRALDDLGWQPTRDIRQMVSDAWTALGSDTASPDAASSGTATPTAPTSAGGLA, encoded by the coding sequence ATGAAGCTGCTGGTCACCGGGGGCGCCGGATACATCGGATCTGTGGTGGTGCAGCAGCTGCTCGCCGAAGGCCACACCGTGGAGGTGCTGGACAACCTGAGCACCGGCCACGCCGACTCCATCCTCGGCGGAGCGATCTGGCATGAGGCTGATCTCCTCCAGGTCGGACGCATCCTGGACTCCAGCTTCGACGGAGTGGTCCACCTCGCCGCGCGCTCGCTGGTCGGGGAATCGGTCTCCCACCCGGAGCGATACTGGCACGGCAACATTGTCGCCACCCTCGCCCTGCTCGATGCGATGCGCGAGGCAGGGGTGCCCCGCCTCGTGTTCTCCTCCACGGCGGCCGTCTACGGGGAGCCCGCCGGCGCCAGCATCGCCGAGACCGATCAGACCATGCCGACCAACCCCTACGGCGCCTCGAAGCTCGCGATCGATCACATGCTCACCGCCGAGGCACACGCCCACGGCCTGGCAGCCATCAGCCTGCGCTACTTCAACGTCGCCGGCGCCTCCGGGGAGCTGCGCGAGCGTCACGACCCGGAGACCCACCTGATCCCGAACCTGCTGAAGGTCGCCGCGGGGGAGAAGGAGAGCGCGAGCATCTTCGGCACCGATTACCCCACCGAGGACGGCACAGCGGTGCGGGACTACATCCACGTCCGCGACCTCGCCGAGGCGCACCTGCGCGCCCTGAAGGCCGCCGTGCCCGGCACCCACGAGATCTACAACCTGGGCACCGGCACCGGCACCTCGGTGCGCCAGGTCATCGACGCCGTCCGCGAGGTCACCGGACGCGAGGTCCCCGCCGTGGAGGAGCCCCGCCGCGCAGGAGACCCCGCCGTGCTCGTGGCCTCGGGGCAGCGCGCCCTGGACGACCTCGGCTGGCAGCCCACCCGAGACATCCGCCAGATGGTCTCCGACGCGTGGACCGCGCTGGGCTCGGACACCGCTAGCCCCGACGCCGCGAGCTCGGGCACCGCGACGCCCACCGCCCCCACCTCCGCCGGAGGCCTCGCATGA